In Chiloscyllium plagiosum isolate BGI_BamShark_2017 chromosome 30, ASM401019v2, whole genome shotgun sequence, a genomic segment contains:
- the LOC122564737 gene encoding FK506-binding protein 15-like isoform X2, with translation MNGVFQSLRGEFDLDEMYSGRAVLGIIVNTIKAVTLKLLRSDQDQPITKDDESEEEREEQAAPPIEMKANTDTSESPNTAVLDDKQPTVAEAHWIKDVNLSPGHSGEVVTVKSEHNEAEGSKALELEQPEATLTSSLNIPTLAQGSPIADKQEATAETSRKGAADTQTEKKPLSDCQNGKSHQQTEVPDHDRTLEKSLNPLDRVQHCELDNTLDLNSPTERQEEQSQALSFESGSGIQEETLLSEPLQEAVPALNGNEESPEIPEGPVFEASESPSELEALHVVEHGSSDTISTPGHKSKSAPSTNAASLFSDDDDDEGLFKPVTLKSGKLTKKEEEEDEDEVIRS, from the exons ATGAATGGAGTGTTTCAGTCGTTGCGAGGAGAGTTTGACCTGGATGAAATGTACAGTGGCAGAGCAGTCCTTGGTATCATTGTGAACACTATCAAG GCAGTTACCCTGAAACTGTTGAGAAGTGACCAAGACCAGCCAATCACAAAGGATGATGAATCTGAGGAGGAGCGCGAAGAACAAGCAGCTCCTCCGATTGAGATGAAAGCAAATACTGATACCTCAGAAAGTCCGAACACTGCAGTATTGGATGACAAACAACCCACAGTAGCTGAAGCTCACTGGATAAAAGATGTGAATTTATCACCTGGTCACTCTGGTGAGGTGGTTACAGTGAAATCTGAGCATAATGAGGCTGAAGGCTCAAAAGCACTGGAGTTGGAGCAGCCAGAGGCAACCCTGACCTCTAGCCTGAACATTCCCACTCTCGCACAAGGTTCACCCATAGCAGATAAGCAGGAGGCTACTGCAGAAACCTCCAGGAAAGGAGCTGCTGACACACAGACTGAGAAGAAGCCTTTGTCTGATTGTCAAAATGGAAAATCTCATCAACAAACAGAGGTCCCCGATCATGATAGAACACTAGAGAAGAGCCTTAACCCATTGGACAGAGTTCAGCACTGTGAGCTTGACAATACATTGGATTTAAACAGTCCGACTGAAAGACAGGAAGAGCAATCTCAAGCACTCAGCTTTGAAAGCGGTTCTGGAATTCAAGAGGAGACTCTGCTTTCAGAACCCTTGCAGGAAGCAGTCCCAGCCCTCAATGGGAATGAAGAGAGTCCAGAAATTCCAGAGGGTCCAGTGTTTGAAGCAAGCGAGTCTCCCTCAGAGCTGGAAGCATTGCACGTGGTGGAACATGGTTCCAGTGACACAATATCAACACCAGGACATAaatctaaatctgctccctcaaCAAATGCCGCCAG TCTTTTCAGTGATGATGACGATGATGAGGGCTTGTTCAAACCGGTGACTCTGAAATCGGGAAAGCTGACCaagaaggaggaggaagaggatgaAGATGAAGTG ATCCGTTCATGA
- the LOC122564737 gene encoding FK506-binding protein 15-like isoform X1, giving the protein MNGVFQSLRGEFDLDEMYSGRAVLGIIVNTIKAVTLKLLRSDQDQPITKDDESEEEREEQAAPPIEMKANTDTSESPNTAVLDDKQPTVAEAHWIKDVNLSPGHSGEVVTVKSEHNEAEGSKALELEQPEATLTSSLNIPTLAQGSPIADKQEATAETSRKGAADTQTEKKPLSDCQNGKSHQQTEVPDHDRTLEKSLNPLDRVQHCELDNTLDLNSPTERQEEQSQALSFESGSGIQEETLLSEPLQEAVPALNGNEESPEIPEGPVFEASESPSELEALHVVEHGSSDTISTPGHKSKSAPSTNAASLFSDDDDDEGLFKPVTLKSGKLTKKEEEEDEDEVSMKGRPPPAPLFGDEDEEDDFDWLG; this is encoded by the exons ATGAATGGAGTGTTTCAGTCGTTGCGAGGAGAGTTTGACCTGGATGAAATGTACAGTGGCAGAGCAGTCCTTGGTATCATTGTGAACACTATCAAG GCAGTTACCCTGAAACTGTTGAGAAGTGACCAAGACCAGCCAATCACAAAGGATGATGAATCTGAGGAGGAGCGCGAAGAACAAGCAGCTCCTCCGATTGAGATGAAAGCAAATACTGATACCTCAGAAAGTCCGAACACTGCAGTATTGGATGACAAACAACCCACAGTAGCTGAAGCTCACTGGATAAAAGATGTGAATTTATCACCTGGTCACTCTGGTGAGGTGGTTACAGTGAAATCTGAGCATAATGAGGCTGAAGGCTCAAAAGCACTGGAGTTGGAGCAGCCAGAGGCAACCCTGACCTCTAGCCTGAACATTCCCACTCTCGCACAAGGTTCACCCATAGCAGATAAGCAGGAGGCTACTGCAGAAACCTCCAGGAAAGGAGCTGCTGACACACAGACTGAGAAGAAGCCTTTGTCTGATTGTCAAAATGGAAAATCTCATCAACAAACAGAGGTCCCCGATCATGATAGAACACTAGAGAAGAGCCTTAACCCATTGGACAGAGTTCAGCACTGTGAGCTTGACAATACATTGGATTTAAACAGTCCGACTGAAAGACAGGAAGAGCAATCTCAAGCACTCAGCTTTGAAAGCGGTTCTGGAATTCAAGAGGAGACTCTGCTTTCAGAACCCTTGCAGGAAGCAGTCCCAGCCCTCAATGGGAATGAAGAGAGTCCAGAAATTCCAGAGGGTCCAGTGTTTGAAGCAAGCGAGTCTCCCTCAGAGCTGGAAGCATTGCACGTGGTGGAACATGGTTCCAGTGACACAATATCAACACCAGGACATAaatctaaatctgctccctcaaCAAATGCCGCCAG TCTTTTCAGTGATGATGACGATGATGAGGGCTTGTTCAAACCGGTGACTCTGAAATCGGGAAAGCTGACCaagaaggaggaggaagaggatgaAGATGAAGTG AGTATGAAGGGCCGCCCACCACCAGCACCCCTCTTTGGAGATGAGGATGAAGAAGATGATTTTGATTGGCTTGGATAA